The nucleotide window GGACACCAAGGATCAATACGCAAAGCTCTATGAACTTGTTCAAGCTGTCGAGATCGGCGCACTTCAGATGCGACGGAGTGAAAAGGACTTCTTGCTGAGGCGCGATACCAAATATATCGGTAAATACGATGCCGCTGTTGCGAAGGTCAATTCAGCACTTACGGACATGGCTCAAATTGATGCCTCAGCTGCTGCAAAGGAAAGTGTCGCAAACCTCAAGAAAGACGTGGCCCGACACAACGCACAATTCCACAAGGTCGCAGATCTTCATCAGACCATCGGACTGAATGAAAAGGAAGGTCTAGAGGGAGAATTGAGACAGGCCGTTCATCAGGTCGAGGAAAGGCTGAAGTCTGCTGAAATGGATGCGCTGACCGTCAAGATGTTGATGATGCGCCGTCACGAAAAGGATTTCATGCTTCGCGGCACGGAGAAATACATCGGTCGCATCGACAAGAGGCGGGAAGAGTATGACGCTTTAATTCAGGAAGCCGCGTTGCCCGCTGACCTTACGGGCGAGCTCTCAAGCCTGATGGATGCTTATCAGAGCGGTTTCAAGGCCTATGCCGAAATTGCAATGCTGCTCCAGCTGGAGACGAAGCAGCTTAGCCAGATCTTTGCTGACATGCAGCCGGACTTTGCAAAGATCCGGGAAGTTTCTGAAAATGGTCAGCTTGCGGCGAACGACCACTTTGCCGCGACCATGCTCAATATGGATCGGACATTTTTGATCACCGGTGCAGGCATCCTGGCTGTAGTGATTTTTCTGGGTGTTTTGATCGGTCGCAGCATCACTGCCCCCATCAATCAGTTGAACAATTCGATGAAGGCGTTGGCAGCTGGCGATGTTGAGGCGGAAGTTCCCTTAACCGGCTCAAAGACGGAAATCGGCGAAATGGCCGATACCGTGCAGATATTCAAGACGACGTCCGTTGAACGGTTCGCGCTCATGAGCGAAAGCGAAGCCGAGCAGCAGGCGAGGGCCGAGCGACAGGGGAAAGTCGACGACCTCATCGCTGACTTCCGACATACGGTTCTGGGTGTGCTTGATGCCGTCAACGCAGAAAACAGAGAAATGGAAATCTCTGCCGGCACCCTGTCGTCCATTGCGACCCAGACAACATCGCAGGCAGACAGCGTTGCCAACGCCTCGAAAGATGCCTCAACCAATGTTCAGGCGGTTGCAGTGGCGGCAGAAACCTTGTCGGAATCCATCGGTGAAATCGCACGGCAGGTCAGCCAGACCAAGAACATCGTGGTCAAGGCGACCGATGCCACGATCGAGACTGACACAAAGATCGCTGGACTTGCAGATTCTGCGGTCAAGATCGGTGAGGTTATCCTGCTGATCCAGGGGATCGCCGAACAAACCAACCTGCTTGCACTCAACGCGACCATTGAAGCTGCACGTGCTGGCGAGGCCGGTAAGGGGTTTGCCGTGGTTGCTTCGGAAGTCAAGGAACTGGCAACCCAGACAGCCAAGGCGACGGAGGCAATCTCCACGCAGATCACCGACATTCAGCGGGAGACCGAAAGTTCCGTTGACGCCATTCGCGGA belongs to Roseibium porphyridii and includes:
- a CDS encoding methyl-accepting chemotaxis protein translates to MKPSGQSKFSWNGAKSFGLLGRLRIAMRINLLVLLTILATGAFGITYLVGRTQTTQSLDTKDQYAKLYELVQAVEIGALQMRRSEKDFLLRRDTKYIGKYDAAVAKVNSALTDMAQIDASAAAKESVANLKKDVARHNAQFHKVADLHQTIGLNEKEGLEGELRQAVHQVEERLKSAEMDALTVKMLMMRRHEKDFMLRGTEKYIGRIDKRREEYDALIQEAALPADLTGELSSLMDAYQSGFKAYAEIAMLLQLETKQLSQIFADMQPDFAKIREVSENGQLAANDHFAATMLNMDRTFLITGAGILAVVIFLGVLIGRSITAPINQLNNSMKALAAGDVEAEVPLTGSKTEIGEMADTVQIFKTTSVERFALMSESEAEQQARAERQGKVDDLIADFRHTVLGVLDAVNAENREMEISAGTLSSIATQTTSQADSVANASKDASTNVQAVAVAAETLSESIGEIARQVSQTKNIVVKATDATIETDTKIAGLADSAVKIGEVILLIQGIAEQTNLLALNATIEAARAGEAGKGFAVVASEVKELATQTAKATEAISTQITDIQRETESSVDAIRGIAETMREVSSATEAISAAVEEQGASTSEITNNVHSAAAGSSEVSENIVGVRQAADESQASVERVLSAANGVSDNSEQLRHVIDEFLGDVAAA